One window from the genome of Maylandia zebra isolate NMK-2024a linkage group LG18, Mzebra_GT3a, whole genome shotgun sequence encodes:
- the LOC101466009 gene encoding uncharacterized protein LOC101466009 isoform X1, whose amino-acid sequence MVTAVSCRTWFVRSYFQRFRRFFCAPVTSFCLFVCFPVAIMLNCGAFRNITLGLCSIGMAEGLFRDYSPDLTELENKIGMKTPESLLTWMRDAPNCEGGRRSEVSGRENHSADFPEALSDKINNLKKELRWLRSADVRILRQLVALNEGIETMRWLLEDRGPLTSRGSSLTGSLSSLENGPLMSPCRENPDYPEELTEIMGENSENSNPKSYADILSSDSSEGTSQSPSGSEFLINHSAPGSFGQTSFSPASGLNDEQPQDVFLTYLAAKVKNRGDTIRRVLLRSFKPRKSLDVETFDPTPLPRETQTLHQPQESFTASHTNIIEKEDSETSEEEVFLGYDARWSWVESEDDVTYV is encoded by the exons ATGGTGACGGCAGTCAGCTGCCGCACTTGGTTTGTTCGTTCATACTTCCAGCGTTTTCGTAGATTTTTCTGCGCTCCCGTGacaagtttttgtttgtttgtttgttttccagtcGCGATCATGCTGAACTGTGGAGCGTTCAGGAATATAACCCTCGGACTGTGCT CGATCGGGATGGCAGAGGGGTTATTCAGGGATTACTCCCCGGATCTAACAGAGCTGGAAAATAAGATCGGGATGAAGACACCGGAAAGTCTTCTGACCTGGATGAGAGATGCTCCAAATTGTGAAGGTGGCCGGAGGTCTGAAGTGAGCGGCAGGGAAAACCACAGCGCTGATTTCCCCGAGGCTTTATCTGACAAAATtaacaacttaaaaaaagagCTG AGATGGCTCCGTTCTGCCGATGTAAGGATCCTACGGCAACTGGTGGCTTTGAACGAAGGGATCGAGACCATGCGCTGGCTACTGGAGGATAGGGGCCCTTTAACCAGTCGTGGCAGCAGTTTAACAGGAAGCCTGAGCAGCCTGGAGAATGGGCCTTTGATGTCTCCCTGCAG AGAAAACCCAGACTACCCTGAGGAACTGACTGAAATAATGGGTGAGAATTCAGAGAATTCAAACCCTAAAAGCTATGCTGACATTCTCAGTTCAGACTCTAGTGAAGGAACATCTCAGAGTCCTTCCGGCTCCGAATTTTTGATCAATCATTCTGCTCCTGGAAGTTTTGGTCAGACATCATTTAGTCCAGCCAGTGGATTGAATGATGAACAACCACAGGACGTTTTTCTAACGTATTTAGCGGCAAAAGTAAAAAATCGTGGCGACACAATCAGAAGAGTTTTGCTTAGATCTTTCAAACCAAGAAAAAGCTTGGACGTGGAGACTTTTGACCCCACTCCACTTCCACGAGAGACACAGACATTACACCAACCTCAGGAGAGTTTCACAGCATCTCACACCAATATTATAGAAAAGGAAGACAGTGAAACCAGTGAGGAGGAAGTTTTTCTAGGCTATGATGCCCGGTGGTCCTGGGTGGAATCAGAAGATGATGTGACATATGTATGA
- the LOC101466009 gene encoding uncharacterized protein LOC101466009 isoform X2 codes for MLNCGAFRNITLGLCSIGMAEGLFRDYSPDLTELENKIGMKTPESLLTWMRDAPNCEGGRRSEVSGRENHSADFPEALSDKINNLKKELRWLRSADVRILRQLVALNEGIETMRWLLEDRGPLTSRGSSLTGSLSSLENGPLMSPCRENPDYPEELTEIMGENSENSNPKSYADILSSDSSEGTSQSPSGSEFLINHSAPGSFGQTSFSPASGLNDEQPQDVFLTYLAAKVKNRGDTIRRVLLRSFKPRKSLDVETFDPTPLPRETQTLHQPQESFTASHTNIIEKEDSETSEEEVFLGYDARWSWVESEDDVTYV; via the exons ATGCTGAACTGTGGAGCGTTCAGGAATATAACCCTCGGACTGTGCT CGATCGGGATGGCAGAGGGGTTATTCAGGGATTACTCCCCGGATCTAACAGAGCTGGAAAATAAGATCGGGATGAAGACACCGGAAAGTCTTCTGACCTGGATGAGAGATGCTCCAAATTGTGAAGGTGGCCGGAGGTCTGAAGTGAGCGGCAGGGAAAACCACAGCGCTGATTTCCCCGAGGCTTTATCTGACAAAATtaacaacttaaaaaaagagCTG AGATGGCTCCGTTCTGCCGATGTAAGGATCCTACGGCAACTGGTGGCTTTGAACGAAGGGATCGAGACCATGCGCTGGCTACTGGAGGATAGGGGCCCTTTAACCAGTCGTGGCAGCAGTTTAACAGGAAGCCTGAGCAGCCTGGAGAATGGGCCTTTGATGTCTCCCTGCAG AGAAAACCCAGACTACCCTGAGGAACTGACTGAAATAATGGGTGAGAATTCAGAGAATTCAAACCCTAAAAGCTATGCTGACATTCTCAGTTCAGACTCTAGTGAAGGAACATCTCAGAGTCCTTCCGGCTCCGAATTTTTGATCAATCATTCTGCTCCTGGAAGTTTTGGTCAGACATCATTTAGTCCAGCCAGTGGATTGAATGATGAACAACCACAGGACGTTTTTCTAACGTATTTAGCGGCAAAAGTAAAAAATCGTGGCGACACAATCAGAAGAGTTTTGCTTAGATCTTTCAAACCAAGAAAAAGCTTGGACGTGGAGACTTTTGACCCCACTCCACTTCCACGAGAGACACAGACATTACACCAACCTCAGGAGAGTTTCACAGCATCTCACACCAATATTATAGAAAAGGAAGACAGTGAAACCAGTGAGGAGGAAGTTTTTCTAGGCTATGATGCCCGGTGGTCCTGGGTGGAATCAGAAGATGATGTGACATATGTATGA